A part of Magnetococcales bacterium genomic DNA contains:
- a CDS encoding leucine--tRNA ligase codes for MDATAQSRNKYNPQAIEAKWQGIWADEKTFCAVEQGDRDKFYLLVMFPYPSGRIHMGHVRNYAIGDLIARYQMRLGKNVLHPMGWDAFGMPAENAAIKQGDHPKGWTYRNIEAMRKEIQSMGISYDWDRELATCDADYAHWEQQLFLKLYDKGLVYRKKSLVNWDPVDHTVLANEQVIDGKGWRSGATVERRELSQWFLKITDYADELLADLDQLSGWPETVRTMQANWIGKSHGVEFSFKIKDSEETLPVYTTRPDTIMGVTFCSIAAEHPLAHKVAESNPSALTFIRECQTSGTSEEVLERQEKKGFDTGLKAIHPLTGEEVPLFIANFVLMGYGTGAVMAVPAHDQRDFEFARSHDLPIRVVIQPPGEALDPDTMAEAHVGAGVLVNSGEFDGLDNESAKEAVAKAFEEKGIGQSTVNFRLRDWGISRQRYWGNPIPMVHCDACGVVPVPTPQLPVALPENVWEEAGAGKQAGNPLALHPEWKKTTCPKCGAAAQRETDTMDTFMESSWYFLRYCCADLDTAPLDRQRVDYWMPVDQYVGGIEHAVLHLLYARFFHKAMRDVGEVTCDEPFSRLLTQGMVRKDTHSCPNHGWRYPTEVKSDEGKLLCVECDGAIQVGRNEKMSKSKHNVVDPTDLISGYGADTARLFMLFAAPPERDLEWNDSGVDGAWRFINRLWRLVNDVVQRTPGIEPVKGMPKAADLRKLRSKTHQTIAKVTGDITDQQFNTGIAAVMELVNEASPHLGKEESLLKGEKAAVLREVAEMAVMLLNPYIPHVTEELWIHLGHTDRLSHHPWPQADPEALVKEVITLVVQVNGKLRSRLEVSPETDKKELETAALADPKVQSFLDGKTVRKVIVVPGRLVNIVAK; via the coding sequence ATGGACGCTACAGCACAATCCCGCAATAAATATAATCCCCAGGCCATCGAAGCCAAATGGCAGGGTATCTGGGCCGACGAAAAAACCTTTTGCGCCGTGGAACAGGGAGACCGGGATAAATTTTATCTCCTGGTGATGTTCCCCTACCCCTCCGGGCGGATACACATGGGCCATGTGCGCAACTATGCCATTGGCGATCTCATCGCCCGCTATCAGATGCGCCTGGGCAAAAATGTCCTCCACCCCATGGGCTGGGACGCGTTCGGCATGCCCGCTGAAAATGCCGCGATCAAACAGGGAGATCACCCCAAAGGGTGGACCTATCGCAACATCGAAGCGATGCGCAAAGAGATCCAATCCATGGGGATCTCCTATGATTGGGACCGGGAGTTGGCCACCTGTGATGCCGACTATGCCCATTGGGAGCAGCAGCTCTTTTTAAAGCTTTATGATAAAGGCTTGGTCTACCGCAAAAAATCCCTGGTCAACTGGGATCCCGTGGATCACACCGTGCTGGCCAACGAACAGGTCATTGACGGCAAGGGGTGGCGCAGCGGGGCCACGGTGGAGCGCCGGGAACTCTCCCAATGGTTTTTAAAAATCACCGACTATGCCGATGAACTGTTGGCGGATCTGGATCAACTCTCCGGCTGGCCGGAAACCGTCCGCACCATGCAGGCCAACTGGATCGGCAAAAGCCACGGGGTTGAATTTTCATTCAAGATCAAGGATTCAGAAGAAACCCTCCCGGTCTACACCACCCGCCCGGACACCATCATGGGGGTCACCTTTTGCTCCATCGCCGCCGAACACCCCCTGGCGCACAAGGTAGCCGAATCAAACCCCTCGGCCCTCACCTTCATCCGGGAGTGCCAAACCTCCGGCACCAGCGAAGAGGTGCTGGAGCGTCAGGAGAAAAAAGGCTTCGATACCGGTCTGAAGGCGATCCACCCCCTGACCGGCGAAGAGGTGCCCCTCTTTATCGCCAATTTTGTCCTTATGGGCTACGGTACCGGGGCGGTGATGGCTGTTCCCGCCCACGATCAACGGGATTTTGAGTTTGCCCGTAGCCACGACCTACCCATCCGGGTGGTGATTCAGCCCCCGGGGGAAGCTCTGGACCCCGACACCATGGCTGAAGCCCACGTAGGGGCCGGGGTGCTGGTCAACTCAGGGGAGTTTGACGGCCTCGACAACGAATCCGCCAAGGAAGCGGTCGCCAAAGCCTTCGAAGAGAAGGGCATCGGTCAATCCACGGTCAACTTCAGACTTCGGGATTGGGGCATCTCCCGACAGCGCTACTGGGGCAACCCCATTCCCATGGTCCACTGTGACGCTTGCGGCGTGGTGCCGGTGCCAACCCCACAACTACCGGTGGCCTTACCGGAAAATGTTTGGGAAGAGGCGGGTGCTGGCAAACAGGCGGGCAACCCCCTGGCGCTTCATCCGGAGTGGAAAAAAACCACCTGCCCCAAATGTGGTGCAGCGGCCCAGCGGGAAACCGACACCATGGACACCTTCATGGAGTCCTCCTGGTATTTTCTGCGCTACTGCTGCGCCGATCTCGACACCGCTCCCCTCGACCGCCAACGGGTCGATTACTGGATGCCGGTGGATCAATATGTCGGCGGTATTGAACACGCCGTGCTCCATCTCCTCTACGCCCGTTTTTTCCACAAGGCGATGCGGGATGTGGGGGAAGTCACCTGTGATGAGCCCTTCAGTCGGCTTTTGACCCAGGGGATGGTGCGCAAGGATACCCACAGCTGCCCGAATCACGGCTGGCGCTACCCCACTGAAGTCAAATCGGACGAGGGAAAGCTCCTCTGCGTTGAGTGCGATGGGGCCATCCAGGTAGGCCGCAACGAAAAGATGTCCAAATCCAAACACAACGTGGTGGATCCCACCGACCTGATTTCGGGGTATGGGGCGGATACCGCACGGCTGTTCATGCTGTTTGCAGCGCCACCGGAGCGGGATCTGGAGTGGAACGACAGTGGGGTGGATGGCGCTTGGCGCTTTATCAATCGGCTCTGGCGGCTGGTCAATGATGTGGTCCAGCGCACGCCTGGGATTGAGCCTGTCAAGGGCATGCCGAAAGCCGCTGATCTGCGCAAGCTGCGCTCCAAAACCCATCAGACCATTGCCAAGGTGACTGGAGATATCACCGATCAGCAGTTTAACACCGGGATTGCGGCGGTGATGGAGTTGGTCAACGAAGCCTCACCACACCTGGGCAAGGAGGAGAGTCTCCTCAAGGGTGAAAAGGCGGCTGTTTTGCGGGAAGTGGCAGAGATGGCCGTGATGCTGCTCAATCCATACATTCCCCACGTCACGGAAGAGTTGTGGATCCATCTGGGCCATACTGATCGCCTGAGCCACCATCCCTGGCCCCAAGCCGATCCCGAAGCCCTGGTCAAAGAAGTGATTACCCTGGTGGTCCAGGTCAACGGCAAGCTGCGCTCCCGACTTGAAGTTTCCCCGGAGACCGATAAAAAAGAGCTGGAAACCGCCGCCCTGGCCGATCCCAAAGTTCAATCGTTCCTCGACGGCAAAACCGTGCGCAAGGTGATCGTCGTACCGGGCCGTCTGGTCAACATTGTAGCCAAGTGA